GAGCGCCCCTAAAACACTCACAGCAATAATGGAATAAAACTTACTCGCCTGCGCCGCTGAATCTTCCAAGCTAGAACGCCAACCAAATACCTCAGATAATGCATAGGCAGCCGACCCAGCCAAAACAGGAACACCCATTAAGCCAACGCCCAATATTCCTAGGGCAAAAAGTAAAAATGCAAAATCACCTGCAAGTGGTCGTAGGGCTGAAGCGGCCTGCGCGGCTGTATTAATGTCACGAATACCAGCAACATACAAAGTAACCGCCGTTGCCAAAATAATGCAATAGGCAGCAACGTTGGAATAGAGCATACCGCTCCAGGTATCCCACTGAATTCTTCTAAGCTCAGCCTTCGCCTCCTCAGCAGAACTTTCCAGCAAACTAGATTGATGGCGAAGATTCATATCCTCAACTTCCTGAGAAGCCTGCCAAAAAAATAGATAAGGGCTAATTGTTGTGCCGAAGATTCCAACTACGACTGCAGCAGAATCTTTGCTCCAAGTGAAATCCGGCAAAAGTGTGGTCCATACCACCTCACTCCATGGAACATGGACGGTAAATAGAACCGCTCCATATGCCAGCAATGACAAAGAAAGCCATTTAAGAAAGAAAACGTAATGACGGTAAGGAATTAATATTTGCAATGTGAGTGTGAGCAGTACAAATACCGTCGTCATGATGTGCCAGTTGATTCCCGTAACCAGCTGCGCTACCTCACCCATTGCTGCAATATCAGCAGCAATATTTAAAACATTAGCAAACAAGAGTAATACAACAAGCACCATCAAAACCGATGGATGAAACGCAAGCTTCATATTTGCCGAGAGCCCGCGACCAGTTACCCTACCGATACGTGCACATAAGACTTGAATGGTGGACATCAATGGATAGGCTAATGGCATGGTCCACAGCATATTGAAGCCAAATTGCGCGCCAGCCTGAGAGTAGGTCACAATACCGCTAGGATCATCATCAGCAACCCCAGTCACCAAGCCAGGTCCGACTCTAGATAATGGATGACGCTTAATGCGAGCCCACAAATCAGCGGGCCTCATAACTTATCCAAAGGAATGTTGTTCATGACCTCAGTGTAGCGCCTTCTACTTCAACATATAGGCTTGAGTTCAGTGAAAATGTGTTGTTGATCGATAATGTGATTTCTTCTCAAAGAATGGACTTCAGATGGACTTGCTACCTTGTATTGAATTAGAGACCTCACCAAATCCTAGTGCCGCAGTCATTTGGCTTCATGGACTAGGGGCTGATGGCAATGATTTTGTACCCATTGTTCCCGAATTGGATCTCACCGGCTGCCCTGGCATTCGTTTTGTGTTTCCAAGTGCGCCAAGCATGCCAGTAACAGTCAATGGCGGGTATGTTATGCCAGCCTGGTATGACATTATCGGCAGAAATTTGATGGATCAAGAAGATGCTGCCGGCATTCAAAAATCAGCCGCTTCCATTGTGCAACTCATTGAGCGTGAAG
The window above is part of the Polynucleobacter sp. AP-Kolm-20A-A1 genome. Proteins encoded here:
- a CDS encoding NRAMP family divalent metal transporter, translated to MRPADLWARIKRHPLSRVGPGLVTGVADDDPSGIVTYSQAGAQFGFNMLWTMPLAYPLMSTIQVLCARIGRVTGRGLSANMKLAFHPSVLMVLVVLLLFANVLNIAADIAAMGEVAQLVTGINWHIMTTVFVLLTLTLQILIPYRHYVFFLKWLSLSLLAYGAVLFTVHVPWSEVVWTTLLPDFTWSKDSAAVVVGIFGTTISPYLFFWQASQEVEDMNLRHQSSLLESSAEEAKAELRRIQWDTWSGMLYSNVAAYCIILATAVTLYVAGIRDINTAAQAASALRPLAGDFAFLLFALGILGVGLMGVPVLAGSAAYALSEVFGWRSSLEDSAAQASKFYSIIAVSVLGALAIQYSPISPMKALFWSAVINGVVAVPLMIAIMLLSSKSTVMGSFVASKTMKLLGWLATAIMALAALSLGIGFVINGV